The Vigna unguiculata cultivar IT97K-499-35 chromosome 11, ASM411807v1, whole genome shotgun sequence genomic sequence CTATGTTATTACTGGTGTATAATTAGGGAAAttactactaaatttttttGTGCACCTTTTTCCATGACATCATGCAAGTACCATCACCACatgttttacaaaatttgtcCTACCAGTAACTAATTCATATCCGAGTAGTTTTCTATTTGTAGTGTGTCAGTTAATCTTAACATTACAAACCCAACCTTAACTAAACAACAAGAAAACCTTGTCTGACTGAGATTCGCTACATATAAATCACACAACGTCTTTTGGCTTTGCTAAAAGTCAGAGCTTCAAGACTACTATCTATCTTTAGATCTCCTTTGACAATTTATTCCAAGCTCCTTTTTCATCTCCTCCTCTGTACAGGACTAAAAATTGTGCCATATACTCTTCTTGCCAGTGCCACTCATGGCCAATTTTGTGCATGTCCAAACCGGCTTAAATCGGTTTTCTATCATCTTTTCCTCAATCAGTGGCTACACCATTCTTTTCTTGTATATAACCACCTGACCTTTCTTGTGTGGCCACACATCCATCTTAATATTCTCATTTATGCTACTTTCACCTTCCTCTTATTTTGTCCCTTTAAAGTCCGACACTTACTATCATATAATATAGTCAGACCTATAGCAATGCAAAAGCAGCTTGCCATTGAGTTCAGTCGGGACTTTGTGATCACAGTAACCCTTGATGCTGAtagaacataaatttaaatatcagaATATCAGAGAATGTATGtggaatttttattattgtttaaatacTATATTCCAATCATTCAACAATAACAGAATTAGTAAATAAGTCCCAACATAAAAGCTGCACTGTAAGGAATGGAGGGATGCTAGAAGGACTTGCAGTCGTAATTTCATTCCTGCCATTGCACCTGAGAAGGAAGGGAATACTCAGAAAGGGTTTGAGAAACAGAGAGAAATCTGAGAGGAGAGAGAATTACCACAATttgcctacctaacaaaatctTGTACCGTGATATTTGGTATTCTCTTTCTGTTACTCTTCCTTGGCTCCACAATTTTCGAATTGGTTGCCACTTGTCCTCCCTTTGTAACTAATTTGGGATTTGTCTTTTTGTGCATAGACCTTCCATGTCATCAGTCTTGTTTTTCTTCCTTCAGATGCCTCTTTCTCTATTTTATGCATCCCACAAGTATCTTGCGATTGACATCCTCATTAATTTCTACAtgattttgtattatttattccatatatttaaacttaaaagtcTGTGCTAAGGCaccttcttctatttttacttacaaataatattcttttatctcctacTAAATTTGCAATTCATAAGCTTCGCTTAGTTGCTGCTTAAGCTAATTAgtcttaatttatttctttattctgaGCAGGCTTCATTTAAACTTTCATGGTTCTGCAAAGATGATCAAAGTGACCAGTACAAACATGACATTGTCTCTTTTGAAAGAGGAAATATAACCACTGCTCAGCGCAGTAGTAAGCAGGTGTTTCTTGTTGTGGGCGATTTGATTTTATTGCTCTTGTGACCGATAATCTTGTCTCCTTTTTTCTAAACTTTGTTGTAATGCTAATTGTAAATTTACAATGGCTATACTTGTATATTGTCTAATTCagaagtttatttatttcagaTCTCTTTGAAGTGGCAATCATGCCCACAGACAGTGCTCATATTGACCAAACCAAACTCAGTTTCAGTTCAAATTCTGTGTTCTGAAATGGTTAGGTATGAACTCTaatatattgtttgttttaaCGTTTGGTTCTCCCAAAGTTGGGTTTTCCTTAATACAATACTGATTTTAGATTGAAACTCTTCATGAAAGTAAGGATTATGCTGATATGGAAATTAATTTTGATCATAGATCTCAActcattttacatttttatacaaaacttgatACATTTGATGGTGTCTGTCATTCATATTTATGCACATGAAAATGTGATAGTCTTAACTTTCAATCATAATGGATGGTTAAGATTCCATTCTCTCACTAGATTCGTGCAAAATATAAGTTAGCCTAACTTTTCAATTCATTTTTGTGAGTTTGATGTGACTAAGTGAAGattgtttattttcaagttTAACTCCAATTCTCATTATGTAGTATTATTTACATCTATCCTGTACCTTTTTAGCCTTCGATGTATTTGTCTTTGGTTCAAGTGAATAACCAGTTATACAGAACGGaaactttattttgattttagcATTTCAGCTCATGGCAAACCTTCATTTAAATCTACTGTGTGCTTCTTTTTTATCATTCCCAGATGGTTGAGGCAACAAAAGAATCTACACATCTATGTAGAACCACGTGTCAGGGTTGAGCTTTTGGCAGAATCATCATACTTTAACTTTGTAGAAACCTGGAATGATGGTAAGcaattaaattcataaaaggACAGTTTTCACTTAATCGCCTTCACAAAATTTTCTGGCTTGTACACcaaggtgtgtgtgtgtgttcatACAATAtatcctttattattattttcataaactattttgcatactttatttttctgaaaattataattatttgaacaaTGACATTTTTTTGTAGACGAGGAAGTTTTGAGGCTGCACACTAAGGTTGACCTCGTGGTAACTCTTGGTGGAGATGGTACTGTTCTATGGGTACGTGAgatcaatttaaattaatttgccATTGTATAAAAGCAGCACAGATTTCTAATACACATTCAAGCTATTAATTTGCTTTATTTTGTCTCGGGAAAAAACTATTTCTGATCCAAATCTAGAAAGGTTCACTTTTCAAAGTGAAACCTGTCAACTTTGTCACATAAAATATGATTAGAAGCCAGAAATTATTTGCCTAAAATTTAACCAACAGGCATTGTGAACCAAAGAAACTCTTGGATTTCCAGTATTTTATCCATATTACTAATGTTGAAGTTTAAGCACTTCTTCAGTTGctgattttttagtttattattattagtagtaatagTATATATTTCTTGATGGTTTATTTTTGTGAATGATTCTATGCATCGAGACAGTTTCGAGGGAAAGATATCATGTTGAGGTAAATCTGAATAGGTATTTACATAGTGTACTAAATCACTAAAAAACTTTTTCATCCTAAGAgtataaatttcatttaattaattactgATCTTGGATTTGCGTAACTTTTCCTTTTGGATTGAGTTTTCTAAGAATATGATGACTGTTACACTCAGGATGGGGTATCTTTAGTACTATTAATCTCTGGCAATGGATTATTCATTCTTAAAGAGTTTAGTAAATAGATATGATACTTGGTTTTACTTTACCTGTCATATTATTTGTTGTATATTGGTTTGCTTAGGGACATTGATTAATAATGATCATGTACTAAATGTGCAGGCAGCATCTATGTTCAAAGGGCCAGTGCCTCCCATTGTCCCTTTTTCTTTAGGGTCTCTTGGCTTTATGACCCCTTTCTGTATCCTGCAacttttatttacatatattatttagaagataGATCAAGATACTAACAGAGTAACTTATTTTGTCCCTCCGGACCTTTTTATTATAGTATCTGTTTTCATTTCTAATTGGAAACTGGACTTAACCATCCTTCAGATAGTGAACATTACAAAGAATGCCTTGAATCAATTTTAAAGGGCCCCATTAGTATCACATTACGGCATCGTTTACAATGTCATGTTATACGAGAAGCAGCTAAAAATGAATATGAAACTGAAGAACCTATGCTTGTTCTAAATGAGGTTACAATTGATCGTGGAATATCTTCTTTCCTCACAAATTTGGAATGCTACTGTGACGACTCCTTTGTCACGTGTGTGCAAGGGGATGGATTAATCCTATCCACTACATCTGGCAGTACAGCATATTCTTTAGCAGCTGGAGGATCAATGGTTCATCCACAGGTACTTTGATGAATAGCTTCTTATTCGTATGGCTTGACTgcatagtttaattttttttttcttctctggTAGTGTTTCATCTCGATCgataaagataatattttacaaTGGAAATTTTGGTCAATCCTTCtcataaattaaagttttttctCGGCCTTAAAATAGACAatgaatgtaaaatatttacGACAAATGTTATTAAGGTTGAAGCCATAGATTTTCTGCTTCCTTTGTGATACATGGTATGGTGATTATCCAAAAGAAATAAATCCTTGTGATTTTAGTGGGACTTGACTGTGAAATGAATTTTACAATAGTACCTTTGATTTGCTCAAGCTTTTAGGGGAGCTCAGTGCAATGAATTTCAGTTTTGGGAGGGAATTATGTAGTGCCAGTATGCCACTTGTTTCAGAGGAAATTATTGAAGGTTGTTATAGTCTCCCGAATATTTCTAGAATTGTTAACTGAGGGAAAAATAAGCAATTTGGAAGAAACAGTTGTAGATAAATGAACACTGTGTTTTACTTGGACTACCTTCCAATCGACTCTTCCCATGGTGTGaaaaatgtaaatttgaaaattgggagaataaaattgaatttgaaaataagcaaactttatttgattgattttctatttttctgaattaagtGTCTCAAACAAGTCAAAACTAGAGAATGAAAGTAGAATTCCTTTGTGAACCAATTGCATTTAAATAACATCTACTAAATGCCAGTTCACTAAAAAGGTATCTTCAATGTCTCGGAATGAAATCAGCTATATTTGTTGAACTGCCATAGAAATCTACTCTGTTTGAAGTCACATTCACATTAATCTTACTGTTCCAATGACATCATCACGAAGCTAATcgatttatttcattttaagatTAACTATGTTTTTGGTCACCAAGTGATTTGATTTTTGTCTATCTCAAACTTTGATCCTGTTAGGACTTCATCCTTAATAAATGCATGGACGCAGTTCTCCTGACCCAACCCAACGGTGTTAACTGTTAATCATGCTAACCTTTTAAAACGTTGACTGAAGAGGAACTTGCGGATTGCTTTTAATATATGGTTTGTCGTTTGTCATGTCAGAAAACAGTTAACGCTGTTAGACGAAAAGAATTTCATCCATACATTTAGGGACCTAACAGGATCAGATAGGAACAAAAGTCAAAATTGTGTCATAATTTAAGGACGAAAAACATAGTTAAACCTTCAATTTACTTGTctagaactaaatataaatataatcattCTCCACCTCCATCTGAAACTGAGTCTTGAATTGCAGGTTCCAGGTATTTTATTCACCCCAATATGCCCACACTCTCTATCTTTTAGGCCAATGATATTTCCAGAGCATGTGACTTTGAGGGTGCAAGTACCATTCAACAGCAGAAGCCCTGCATGGGCATCATTTGATGGAAAAGACAGGAAGCAATTAGCACCTGGAGATGCACTGGTTTGTAGCATGGCTCCATGGCCTGTTCCTACGGCTTGTTTGGATGATTCTACAAATGATTTCTTGCGCAGCATTCATGAAGGTCTCCATTGGAATTTGAGAAAAACACAATCATTTGATGGCCCTAGAGAAACATGACATAATCTCTTTATCCATCTTTCTTAGTGAACCTGTAGAGAGCATTGTAGTTGGAAACTGGCTAGTTTCTTCATCAGCAATATCTAGAAGCAACTTCAATTTTAGTTCCTTTTCTATagttatatatagttatagttTAGAGTAAATTATTCCCCTCTTACACCTTATCCTCTCTTATTTTATGATGTATGTATACTCACTCCCCTTGAGAAAGAGATGAATATGGATTATTCTTCAGTTCATTTAAATACGAATAAACCTTTTAGTAATAGCTGATGGATATTTTGCCAAAGTATTTTTCAATGATGGTTTTTATTTGCCACCACTTTTAGTAGGAAGAGAAATTGGGTAgacagaaattaaaaaaaaaatgaaagaaaattggtgacgtataaaatgtaaattaaaggAATTTGGTtgaaaaattagaagaaaaaagagaggaaagatGGATATAACCAGATGAAAATTAAAGTCGAAAAATACATCTGAGAATTACTctattttcattaacttttactttcattttaccaaataattaaatattattttcatcactCTTATTTTCGTTATTTTACCTTATCTTTTTCATCCAACTAACTTCTTAGTTTTTTGAAAGgcacaaaattgattttaagtCTGTATAACAATGagtgaataaatataaaaacttatctCCGAACCCTTAAAATGTTCAAAATTAGTCAACAATTAAATGAAAGGatactataattaaataaattaatatattagataaaaatatatactataaaaacgttttaaatgttattttttcgCAATACATTTTCGAAATCAATATATCACTTCTGTACTAAAATGCAATTACCAAAATATACTTTTGTGACTgataaaagtgaaataaaatgaGGAAGAGGGAGACAGCATATAGCAGCTATAATAAAGTGTTTATGAATTCTCAATGGACATTcacagagaagaagaaaaatatagtttttttttagttaaataaatttaaatatttttacttttgaaaaagcaaacgatataattatatttttaatttgtggtagacaaagttaattttaatttattaaaaaagttcaatttaattttctttttttagtgaaTATTTATTAAGCAATAGATGAAAATAGAACATTAAGTGGAGCTTTTTAAGACTACTCTAAATATCCACTTATAGAAACtcgtatatataatttaaaattagaaaatacattgatttaaacaaaaaatacaaacattTTAGGCTATTTCGGAGATATATAATAACTCTAAAAAGTGACTTTCAAAAAATGTGGCCAAGTGTTCATTCTTACAGCCACTAGATGAGAATAAATACTTTTGTGAATCTGCTCCTCTTTATATTAGCACTcactttttattattcttacaAAACAAACAcgccttatttatttataattctaTACACTTCCTTAATCACAGGCTTAAGTGTATTTGATTTTTGGTCCTATGCTATGTTTAACATGAaccttttttaatgttttttttttgtcttaaacttaatctttcaatttttaattgtaacaaTCAAGTTTccttttaattcatatttcTACATCTCAAACTTTAAAGTCTAAAATCATCTTTTTCcccatttcaaaatatttataacctAAATTCTTTAAACTCTTTCAAAGGATTTTTCATCCAAAATTTACCTATTAAGATACATATTTTtcttgagataaaaaaaaaattccattcCTCTCATATTTGAAACACTAACCCctccatttttaaaaaaaaagcacCAAATTTACACTAATGGAACTTTTTAACatcttataataaatatttaaagttaacaAATAGGGTCACCAAATTTATTCTTGTTTGGACCATTGGAATCTGCAATCACTTTTCCTTTTTGGAGGTACGTATTACCTTTTCAAGACAAATAGACAAAGCTAAAACTCTCTTTACCAGAAAAAGCctttttttactatattttataaattttgcttggataatgatgtttttgttttgtcatctctgtaaaattttcaattgtttgaGTTTTTATCCCAACTTTAAAAGTTtccatttttgtttatatttctgCATATTCTAAACAGGGAAATTCTAAATTTCCTAACTCTCATCTTATTCATCCTATTTTTGGAACCCGTACATGTCTAGACAAACTCATaaggacagaaaaaaaaaatactgtctaaaaaaagcaaaaacaaaGCATGGACAATgttacaaagataaaaaaatcaaaaaatccatgaattcattttatttattctctttAATTACATCATATATGTTTCATTATCTATctgtaaattgatattttgttaaagttgtaacaaaaaacaataacaataagtATTATCATAGAAAGGGTTTGTCATGAAATGATCCAAATCCATGAACAAGACAAAttagtcagaaaaaaaaaattcatctaaaGAGAAGGTATAGCTGTGATGATTCTaccaaataaatatacaaagaaTTAATCAAAATGTATGCTAAGTTTGAAATGATAGAGGATTCTTGTGTtagcataaaaaaaatacttgttttGTATCTTGCAATCACAAGATTTTCAACTTTCATCAACTGTCAAATCAAGTTCTCataacaaaactaaattatttcaaatcCTCATCACATTATTGAATGAGGACACACTTGTACAAAGAAGAATACGCAGAAAGTGCTCAGTGATGAGCATGTAAAAATAGAGAACGAAAACCTATTGAGATAACAACCCTACAACCAAACCTCTGCAGAAAAAGAAACATGTTTCTGATGTTTACTACTGAAGCAAATGAACATCTAGAGAAAAACCTAACGAAAGATCCAAGTCATGTAATCTTGGTCTTGAGCCTATTGAACACCTATCCAACGAGCATAATCCACCCACCTGTCAAGGAAAATCACAGATCACACACAGCATGAATCAGTGGCAACAAGCAAAAACTCTTCCAAAAAGTAATCAGAAAAGGCATGAGATTTCTTACAATAGTGAACCCAAATACGTGTTGCCAGTTCGCACAGCAAAACATAGTGCACTAAGAATTAGCTTGTGCTGGTGCAGCATAGGTTCCAAAAGCCTCTGCTCAATAATTCCAGCAACTACTTGATACCTGGCAGCAAAATCAGATTCTTAGTAATCGTTTTAAAGAACAGTTGATATTCAATTACTGCAGAAGAATGAAGTGGTGAGAGAGAGCATATTCTTATTGCAATGAAGGAAACACTGATGATAACAGACTTTTATACGGCAAAGAGAACAGTTTACAAAAGTGAACTTTCTTTAGAAAATCATGCAGCATAAATTGTGCAAATACCACTTAGAATCATCTGCATTTTGTAACTTTTTCAGTAGCTTTACTAGTCTATTGGATGTTGATTATCATAGtaaagaaacatttaaaatacGACCAGAGAATAGGACTCATCATGATATATTGACATGCTTGACCACAATGAGTTAACATTATGAACAATGACAAGCAACTGATGTAAACTATTTAACTATGGTTAGGTAGCCCTCACATTATAGTAATATAGATGACAATGATTCCTTTAGTGgtaattatttatagaaaaagtaGAGAAATAACTTTTCTAAATCTTGTTATAACAATTAGTGGAACAATACAGATGAATAAAGGCAAGAGCAAGTTCGAAACAAAAGCCACAGCATTCTTTTTTACCTGAGGTTGCTAGAAATAGACATATAGACACCATAGGCAGCACTGGTAGACAATATGGGAACATTTTCAATTTCCCCTTCAGAAGATTTTTCAACTGCTTTCTTTGCATTGATTAAGGCATTAGTCATAGCAGTACCAACCTgaagaaatacaaaatagagTACATATGTTAGGATCTGAAGTCAATTGATTCCGGTCACATGTAGAACATTCAAGTCAAAACCAATTGGCAggattatttattaaaagagaaGGTTGTATTGTAATACACAAAATGAATCCATGGAAAATATTAATGCAGTGCTAGCTCTAACTAGGATCATGCTCATTACTCAGAGGAAAAAACATTTAAGACTAAACTCTTTCTCCAACTCTCAAGTAGTCAAGTTTTGTAGAAGGTAAATGAGAAGACTGCATCAGTCAAATCAGTTGCCAAAACTTGAAAGGAAGAGAGGATCAAGCAATGCAAAATCTTTATAAACAGAAACTTCTCAAACCACAAAAAGCACAGGAAAAATTTCCAGGGAAGACAAGAACTACTAACCAGTGATGAAGCAGTACCAACAGCAAAAAGCTTAGACCCATTACGCTGTGCAAGTAAACCACATTACATACAGAAATTAGTCCCGGGAAACGAAAGGAGCAAACTTGGATTCAAATTGCAAGATAAATAACACAGAAGTTACCAAATTGAAGCACATACCACAATCGCACCAATCCTCTGTATCAATGAATATGATGTCCCAGAGAGAGCAACCTGTTGAAGGAAAACAGGAACACACGAGATGAGATACACAAACACAAACTTTTGATAGCAAAACCATGAAAGTAATCAAACCCTATTGGATATATTAACAAAAACCTGAAAAGCATTATCAGGGCAGCCGTGGAAAAACTTAGCAATAGGCCCTGCAGTGCCTGCGAGTGGTGGTCTAAGCGCAACAGTGGGCGCAGGAAGATAAACCAGCATGAAATCTGCAATGATGGCCATCACCTaacaacaaaaaacaacacATGCAAAAAGGGATGTCACTCAAACCAACATTTCAATCCACATTTCACACAAACCAACACAAGATTCAATCTTGAATGTCGAATGTGTTTACAACACGAGAATCaactgagaaagaaaaagaaaaaaaaaaaaaacagtaccACATCGGCGAATACGATTTCGAGCTCGTTGAAAAAGTTCTCTCTTCTCCGATCGTACTCAGCAGCAGTCTAAACAAACACACCACAACGCGAAGTTATACAaattgatgttgaaagtgagagtagagagaagagaaagagggAAAAGAGAAACCTTGGTGAAGACGCCAACGCCGCATTCCATGGCGACTTTCGCGAGAAACAGATCATCGGCGAGGAGACGCTCTCTGAAGCCGGGGAACTGAAGCAGCCATCGGAAGAACGCGGATTTCTCCAGCTCCAAAAACCGCGTCACCACCGCCGCCGGAATCTTTCCCTCCTTAATCGCCGTCGCCAAATCCGCCGGCACGCTGTCCAACGCCCTCCCcgcctccaccaccaccattaaAGCCTCGTTCTTTCCCTCACTGCTGTGTTCCTCGTCACCACCGCCGCCACCATGACCCCCGTGTCCGTGACCACCACCATGCCCACCACCGTTTCCTCCGAAGGATCCGCCGACAGAAGCTCCTATTGTGGAGCACAGAGGGAAAAAGCGATCCGCGCGGCGGCGCGGGAAGCGGACGGTGAAGGAGGAAGAAAGGGTAAGTGAAGGAAGGgcttttgaagaagaaaatgaagatgaagAGGAAGTAGGCGCAGTGAAGAAGGAGAAAGCGATCGCCATTGTTACTGGTTCAGTTCTCTTcactccttcttcttctttttttcttcctctccgAAGAAACAGACACAGAGGTATGAGTGATAAATACTAGGTATGTGTTGCTGTTGATGTTTTTGGCTCTGCAgtgacaaaatttaatattcagaCAAAATTTTGGCTTCTCCCTTTGCACTTGAAGAAGGCGATGGGCGTTACTTCTTAGGTTTTTTTTGTTCCCATTACAccatcattattttttatttttattttttctaaatttcatCATTCcgaaaattatttttaccttttttagatttattaattttttataatattttctttggtaaaaatatttttactaggTCCTCTTATCACCATCCCAAACCTAACAACTTtcctttttataacttttttttattttatttttattttttcataaagttTACCAACCACTAACCAATAAACAGTATCTTTCTCATTCATTTGTCGATCCTCCATTAAAATATTGCCACCTTCAGCATAAAGACATctcctttttcatatttttcatagttaaatatttttttttaacttttttgtttaatgtcaaatgaaaaatgagatgtaaaagtatgtttttttttatttgctttgagCTTTGAGTCTTAGCTCGTCTAGTTAACTAAGTTTTAAGCATTTAATGACTTTTTTTAAATCAAgtttaaatttcagaaaatatttatttatattttattgtcttGATTGATTTGAAATGTTCTAAATGTTGTAATATATGTTTCAATTACCgtgatatataagaaaaaaaaagtaaaacttaCTTAAATGATTAAGAGATTTAATTTGTTAAGTGTCTAATGTAAAAATATCaagatttaattaagtttcattttttttagtaaatttaaggatttttttaattgagttttaaataacttttttatatttagttttcaaaattttcatattttttaattaaatatttatcatttaatttttctattatatagTTGAAAGGGCAGTTATTTTATCTtgactacttttttttttacttattaaaaaatgtgaataacATTAAAAACACGCCGCTTAACTAATTGAAAACGGACCCTAAAGAATATAAGTAAGATAACAACTCAGTTAACGGAAAGATTAATCAATAGaaactcaataaaaaaataaaataactattcaacggacaaaaaaattaataatgtgttaaaattaattaaattaaatattaaatacttaaaataaaagtaatttatatgagcttttatatcttttttatagTGTAATTATGATCGAGATTTCTTAACCATTTGTGAAAACtgattattgtgaaaaaaattaaatattgctGGTTTATTAAATGATTGATCTATATTCTCAAACTATTcgataaattataaaatgaataatgCATCGTTGGCTTTTGCATGAtgttaaaaattattcttttttctcaCTCTGTTCACACAACTTTTTCTGGTCACTGAATCACTGATCACAATCCTAGAATTTATTCACAtctttaattaagttaaattagtttttaaatacataatttaaaaaaaataatgttctaACGAGCACatgatgaaaaactaaaaaccattttttatgaaagatataattataaaattagtaaCAAAATCACTCGTTATATACCATTATTCCCACttattttgttagaaaaaaaaatattcttaattagTCAATTATAAAATGGAACGCATCATTGACTTTAGCATAATCTTAGGCATTATTCTTTTACATGTATTCACTACGTGTGTGGTTCGGTTTAGATTGAATacgaaataaaagaaaaaaaaaatcatattactTTGAGTCaatttgaaaatgatatttaatttgaaaatgttatTGAATTTAATCAAATTGGAACCGATTTTAATGACTGGAATTTAGGGTTATtttgaacttatttttatttttgtttgtttgttatgGGTGGGTCAATGGACCCTCTTTTTTAGCAAATAAACACGAAttgaatgaaaatcaaatgcataataaatacttttttttggTGTATTGTGAATTGAAAGAATTATACTGTCCATTATTTAGAAGTTGTTTCAAGTATCCGTTACAAAAACCAATTggctattttttaataaaaaattaatagactTATTATAAATGAcagatatataattaaaatgctttattttttttttcttcactccccttcatttttttatttttatttttattcatcatactctaatttttttctacttcttctCCTTT encodes the following:
- the LOC114168134 gene encoding protein RETICULATA-RELATED 4, chloroplastic-like codes for the protein MAIAFSFFTAPTSSSSSFSSSKALPSLTLSSSFTVRFPRRRADRFFPLCSTIGASVGGSFGGNGGGHGGGHGHGGHGGGGGDEEHSSEGKNEALMVVVEAGRALDSVPADLATAIKEGKIPAAVVTRFLELEKSAFFRWLLQFPGFRERLLADDLFLAKVAMECGVGVFTKTAAEYDRRRENFFNELEIVFADVVMAIIADFMLVYLPAPTVALRPPLAGTAGPIAKFFHGCPDNAFQVALSGTSYSLIQRIGAIVRNGSKLFAVGTASSLVGTAMTNALINAKKAVEKSSEGEIENVPILSTSAAYGVYMSISSNLRYQVVAGIIEQRLLEPMLHQHKLILSALCFAVRTGNTYLGSLLWVDYARWIGVQ
- the LOC114169695 gene encoding NAD(H) kinase 1 is translated as MAPNKLNSSQGKTSMSCSQAENGFVNSFSLFPEKAVEEILQSPIQGSDDHLIEFSEALRTVAKALRQVAEGKASAQAEAAEWKRKFELERDRNLKFEHTEKSCFEHQVDLDDMRTNSPAKQPTSCNVANGQSGKCCSRNGICSHEVLKDGTPTSDSKIVKKASFKLSWFCKDDQSDQYKHDIVSFERGNITTAQRSSKQISLKWQSCPQTVLILTKPNSVSVQILCSEMVRWLRQQKNLHIYVEPRVRVELLAESSYFNFVETWNDDEEVLRLHTKVDLVVTLGGDGTVLWAASMFKGPVPPIVPFSLGSLGFMTPFYSEHYKECLESILKGPISITLRHRLQCHVIREAAKNEYETEEPMLVLNEVTIDRGISSFLTNLECYCDDSFVTCVQGDGLILSTTSGSTAYSLAAGGSMVHPQVPGILFTPICPHSLSFRPMIFPEHVTLRVQVPFNSRSPAWASFDGKDRKQLAPGDALVCSMAPWPVPTACLDDSTNDFLRSIHEGLHWNLRKTQSFDGPRET